In a single window of the Branchiostoma floridae strain S238N-H82 chromosome 2, Bfl_VNyyK, whole genome shotgun sequence genome:
- the LOC118409420 gene encoding adenosine 3'-phospho 5'-phosphosulfate transporter 2-like, translating into MIKSRNTSIVNMSDTTTNQVDPDSAFLNNGRNVSITIQDGENYISVKPVAEKQPDEVKVLGVSLRGLPRAGQFLVCVGGVFFFYLMYGYVLELIFRLEGFKPFGWYLTLVQFAFYSVFGAGELQFKTDKTRRIPMKTYCGLAFLTVATMGLSNSAVGYLNYPTQVIFKCCKLIPVMIGGVLIQGKRYGMIDVTACLCMTFGLIFFTLADVEVQPNFDTHGVLLISLALVADAVIGNVQEKTMKAHSASNTEVVLYSYSVGFVYIFVGLLLSGELLEPIRFCAQYPGYTYGLAAALSVTGYVGINFVLTLVKSFGALLAVTVTTCRKAVTIILSFIFFTKPFTMQYVWSALLVTAGILLSTYSKNQVKMDAMIQRYVVQPLFTRQGRSSGKTEYV; encoded by the exons ATGATCAAGTCAAGGAATACCAGCATTGTAAACATGTCAGACACTACAACAAACCAAGTTGATCCTGATTCTGCATTCCTCAATAATGGAAGAAACGTATCCATAACCATCCAAGATGGAGAGAATTACATCTCTGTGAAGCCAGTTGCAGAAAAGCAGCCTGATGAAGTCAAAGTCCTTGGAGTATCCCTGAGGGGCTTGCCAAGAGCTGGGCAGTTCCTGGTCTGTGTGGGCGGAGTCTTCTTCTTCTACCTTATGTATGGATATGTGTTG GAGCTGATCTTTAGGCTGGAAGGATTTAAACCCTTTGGCTGGTACCTCACACTTGTGCAGTTTGCCTTTTACTCTGTCTTTGGTGCTGGAGAGCTTCAGTTCAAGACAGACAAGACAAGAAG AATTCCCATGAAAACCTACTGCGGTCTGGCCTTTCTGACAGTGGCTACCATGGGTCTGTCCAACTCTGCAGTGGGTTATCTAAACTATCCCACCCAAGTCATTTTTAAATGCTGCAAACTCATACCTGTCATGATTGGAGGGGTGCTCATACAAG GTAAACGGTATGGGATGATTGACGTAACAGCCTGTCTCTGCATGACCTTTGGCTTGATTTTCTTCACCCTGGCTGATGTGGAGGTGCAACCCAATTTTGACACTCATG GTGTTTTACTGATCTCCCTAGCTCTGGTGGCTGATGCAGTAATTGGAAATGTCCAGGAAAAGACCATGAAAGCACACAGTGCTAGCAACACTGAAGTG GTGCTGTACTCCTATAGTGTAGGGTTTGTTTATATCTTTGTGGGACTGCTGCTCTCAGGAGAACTCCTGGAACCAATCCGTTTCTGTGCACAG TACCCGGGCTACACCTATGGGCTCGCAGCAGCCCTGTCAGTTACAGGCTACGTGGGGATCAATTTTGTGCTCACCCTGGTCAAGTCATTTGGAGCTTTGCTTGCTGTAACAG TAACAACCTGCAGGAAGGCAGTTACCATCATCCTGAGCTTCATCTTCTTTACTAAGCCATTCACTATGCA ATATGTGTGGTCAGCACTGCTGGTGACTGCAGGAATTCTCTTATCAACATACAGTAAGAACCAGGTTAAAATGGATGCGATGATCCAGCGCTATGTTGTCCAGCCACTCTTTACAAGACAAGGGAGGTCCAGTGGAAAGACTGAGTACGTCTAA
- the LOC118409014 gene encoding THO complex subunit 1-like — protein sequence VEQLLRETPPDGDHFAKMVQHTLEREENWITWKNKGCPTYDRERPKTETPLKKSRKRAMGEDIKEAEDSKRVNMGSAELTRLWNLCPDNMEACSSPEREFLPSLEEFFEEAIEQSDPEAMVEDEYKLVFISMLSLLFWCLFNCNLQNIQFSIWQIAKFCVL from the exons GTTGAACAGTTGCTACGAGAGACCCCGCCTGATGGAGACCATTTTGCTAAGATGGTGCAGCACACCCTGGAGCGGGAGGAGAACTGGATCACCTGGAAGAACAAAGGATGCCCTACTTACGACAGGGAGAG GCCAAAGACAGAGACCCCGCTAAAGAAGTCCCGTAAGAGAGCGATGGGTGAGGACATTAAGGAAGCTGAGGACAGTAAGAGGGTGAACATGGGCAGTGCTGAGTTAACCAGGCTGTGGAACCTGTGTCCTGATAACATGGAGGCATGCAGTAGTCCGGAAAG AGAGTTCCTCCCTAGCCTGGAGGAGTTTTTTGAGGAAGCCATTGAGCAGTCTGATCCTGAGGCTATGGTGGAGGATGAGTACAAGTtagttttcatttcaatgttatcttTGCTTTTTTGGTGTTTATTTAATTGTAATCtacaaaacattcaattttCAATATGGCAAATAGCTAAATTTTGTGTATTGTAA